Within the Cyanobacterium sp. T60_A2020_053 genome, the region TTGGGATGGTTTATTAGGATTAATGGCTAATTTACCAGTAATTGGCAGTGTTTTTGCCAAGTTAATTAACTGGTTTGTGATAGTATATACCCGTCGCACAAATCGCCTTTATGCTTGGCCTAATATTTGGGCAAAACGTGAAATTATCCCTGAGTTAATGGGATATTTAAAAGTAGAAAATATTGTTAATTTAATTATTGATTATTATGAAAATCCTCATAAACTAGAACAGATAAAAAAAGATTTACAACCGTTTCAAAGTCACAATAATGCGAGTAAAAAAATTGTTGAAATTATTAAAAATTTAATTTCTATTTAAAATGACTATAATAAGGGGTTTAAACCCCTTGCCTACATACAATGAATTTTGTGCAATCACTTAAAATATAGTTTTAGTTAAATACAGTGCATTTCAAATGAGTAAACCACATTTTTTGTTTCTCGCAAAGGCACAAAAAGAATATTTGTAATAATCCAAAGTCTGGTTGAAGGAAATGAAAACTGCTGTAATAAATACTCTTTAAATTATTGTTGATATTTCTTGATCAATTTGTCGATAAAGTTGCTCTTTATTACCATTATTATTTAAAATAAAATCACCTTTTTTCACTTTTTCAGACAAAGACATTTGACTATTAATACGCATTAGCGCCCCTCGCCGATCCAAGTTATTGCGAGTTTGTAACCTTATTAACTGCTGTGATAAATCACAATAAACTACCCAAATTACTGAAGTTAAATCAGCCATATTAGCTTCAAAAAGTAACGGCACTGAAAGAATTATGATCGAACTGGGTAAACTACTAATTTTTTCTGTAATCTTTTTATAAACAAAAGGATGTATTAGTGATTCTAACCAGATTTTTTCTTGCTGATTATTAAAGATGATTTCTCCCAATTTTTGACGGTTTAAATGACCATTATCAAAACTAATTTGATCACCATAACGCATCATAATTAAATCATAAATGGGGGTATTAATTGCCACCGCCTCTCTAGCTAAAATATCAGCATCAATTACAGGAAATTGATATTTTTCCGCTAAATAATGGGTAACAGTAGTTTTTCCAGTAGCGATTCCTCCCGTTATGCCAATTACAATAGAGTCGTTAAATTTTTTCATATTTGTTTAGTCGAGATTTAGAGGAATATTTTTGTAATTCTCCAAAAAAAAGGGACAAAGAAAATTATTACTGTTTGTTATAAATGATAATTTTCTCTTTTGAGAATAGTGTCAATATAATTACTAATAACAAGATAGTTTTATTGAGTTGTAAATGTATCATTATTTGAAGAATTTTACCCTCTCAGTATTGGAGAGGGGTATAGTTAGTTATTTAATTGAGAGTAAATAAAAACTAATTAATTTCTTCTTCCGTTTGTTTTTGTTGGCGCATTTCGAGGATTCTTTGCTGTTGTTGTTGTCGAAAATTTTGGGCTTCTTGATCAATTTTACGGTCAGAGTTATTAACAAAATCGGCAGAATTAAGGCGATTGATACGATTCGCATTATGAATTAAATCCATGGGATTAAAGCTATCTCCGTAGAGAGAATTTTGTTCATTATTTTGAAAAGGATTATTTCCACTAGAATTATTGGTTTGAGCTTCTATTTTTGGAGTAATTAAAAGCAGAAAACTAGAACTGAGTACAAGAGAAATCAATTTATATTTTTGCATAGTAAATAGATACATAATCTTAATGAAATTGGTTAGAAACTAAATAATTTTTTTAAGCAAAACGGCGACTTAACAGAGGTTTAATGGTAAATAAAATTAATCCATCAATAACTGTTAAAATTATTAAAACTGTACTAAAACTTAAATCTGTCCAAGGAGTATTAACCACAACACTACTCAAATTCCAAACATCATTTTGATAAATATAACGAATTGGCTCAATGGCATAAGTAAGAGGATTTAAACTAGCAATAACTTGTAACCAGTTTGCCATAAAATTCATCGGTGCTAAGGCGGTACTAGCAAATAATAATGGCAAATTAATAACAAATATAACAGCTAATAATTCGATATGTCCGGGTAAAGCAAATGCTAAACCTAGACTTAATCCTGTTACTCCTAAAACAATTAGGAAAGTAATTAATATAATTGCCAATAATCCTGTTAAATTAGGTAATCCAGCGCCCGTAAAACTACTCGCAGTGATAATCACTATCGTTTGAATTAAACTAAGACTAATAATATAAATAGTCGAAGCCATAACAATAGAAAAACGAGTAGAAAGAGGGGCAACTAAAAGACGATTTAAGAAACCAAATTCACGATCAAACATAATAGGTAAACCAGCATTTAAAGCACCCGAGAAAGCAGTAAAAACAATGATACCGGGAGCTAAAAATTTACCATAACTAAACCCTTCACCAAATAAACTTTGAGGTGCATTATAGAATAAAGCACCGAACAAAATTAACCACATAAAAGGTTGAATTACTCCTGCTACGAGGGTAGAAGGGCGTCGTTTCAACTGAATAAAAAGACGTGTTGTGAGTGCGAATGTTTCCTGAAAAAAATCACCTAAGAAATTATTTTCAATTTGGTTATTATTGGTGACGGGCGCTAGAATTGCTTGATACTTGTCGATAGTCTGAGTCATAGTAGCTTATCATTACACTTTTTTCTTATTCTAACTCAATGATTATGACTCTCTCACTTTGAGTATGTAAATTGTTGATTAGGGTAGGCAACAGGCAAAAGGCAACAGTTAATAGTTTGAGCTATTTTTAAGAATGACTAACCTTATTAAAACCTTTGCGCCTCTGCGTCTTTGCGAGACATAAATACTAACCGTAATAGGGAAAAACATTTTCCCATGTTGAAAAATGCTGATTTTTAACTTCTTGATGCCATTTTAACTCAGCTATTGCTAATAAATCTGGGGCATTATTTCCTAAATCATCAGGAGCAATAATTAATGAGGAATTTTCTAAGTATTGGCTTTGATATTTATCACATATTTCTGTCCATTTTTCATTATCAAATAATTGATTTGGCAATATATTTACTATAGTTTTATCTCTTAAATTTACTTGATAAATGCTTCCATAGACTTGTTTTTGATTAGCTTTCATGGTAGTTAAAAAAATCTCTCGATGAGTTTTTTGTGCTTCATGCCAAGCCAAAGTTTCTAAGGTTGAAATGCCATAGAGAGGTATATTTAACTGTTGAGCTAAAGTCCTAGCTGTAACTACACCAATACGGGCGCTG harbors:
- a CDS encoding dephospho-CoA kinase, with amino-acid sequence MKKFNDSIVIGITGGIATGKTTVTHYLAEKYQFPVIDADILAREAVAINTPIYDLIMMRYGDQISFDNGHLNRQKLGEIIFNNQQEKIWLESLIHPFVYKKITEKISSLPSSIIILSVPLLFEANMADLTSVIWVVYCDLSQQLIRLQTRNNLDRRGALMRINSQMSLSEKVKKGDFILNNNGNKEQLYRQIDQEISTII
- a CDS encoding ABC transporter permease, which translates into the protein MTQTIDKYQAILAPVTNNNQIENNFLGDFFQETFALTTRLFIQLKRRPSTLVAGVIQPFMWLILFGALFYNAPQSLFGEGFSYGKFLAPGIIVFTAFSGALNAGLPIMFDREFGFLNRLLVAPLSTRFSIVMASTIYIISLSLIQTIVIITASSFTGAGLPNLTGLLAIILITFLIVLGVTGLSLGLAFALPGHIELLAVIFVINLPLLFASTALAPMNFMANWLQVIASLNPLTYAIEPIRYIYQNDVWNLSSVVVNTPWTDLSFSTVLIILTVIDGLILFTIKPLLSRRFA
- the tsaB gene encoding tRNA (adenosine(37)-N6)-threonylcarbamoyltransferase complex dimerization subunit type 1 TsaB — protein: MSIGLALHTSSGELGLSLRDKEGKIKFSSWDLGRTLGQYLQEKLALFINPLKWHDLEFIAVAIGPGSYTSARIGVVTARTLAQQLNIPLYGISTLETLAWHEAQKTHREIFLTTMKANQKQVYGSIYQVNLRDKTIVNILPNQLFDNEKWTEICDKYQSQYLENSSLIIAPDDLGNNAPDLLAIAELKWHQEVKNQHFSTWENVFPYYG